From Deferrisoma camini S3R1, the proteins below share one genomic window:
- a CDS encoding YifB family Mg chelatase-like AAA ATPase, translated as MLARVCSAAVLGVDAFRVDVEVDVAHGLPSFTVVGLPDGAVKESRDRVKAAVRNAGYRFPPHRITVNLAPADVKKEGAAFDLPVALAVLAADPDLKLSVPEGTLFLGELALDGSVRPVRGVLPIALEARRLGFGALCVPRENAVEAAVVQGVAVHPADSIGQVVEGLRSGGLGRVEADPAEVLAARGAFDVDFAEVRGQAHAKRALEIAAAGGHNVLLVGPPGSGKTMLARRLPTILPEMSWDECLETSRIYSAMGVRDGGSPLVVRRPFRAPHHTISDAGLIGGGTVPRCGEISLAHNGVLFLDELPEFKRHVLEVLRQPLEDGEVTISRASTTLTFPARFTLVAAMNPCPCGYWGDPYRACSCSPSALRKYRARVSGPLLDRFDLQVDVPAVPFRQIHGQGEPGEPSAEIRARVADARRRQADRFRGTRITTNAAMTARAVRRFATPADDAEPVLRHAVERLGLSARAYTRVLKVARTIADLAGSERVLREHVLEALQFRTTVRSLGGTA; from the coding sequence TTGCTGGCTCGGGTGTGCTCGGCGGCGGTGTTGGGGGTGGACGCGTTCCGGGTGGACGTGGAGGTGGACGTGGCCCACGGGCTGCCCTCGTTCACCGTGGTGGGGTTGCCGGACGGGGCGGTCAAGGAGAGCCGCGACCGGGTGAAGGCGGCGGTGCGCAACGCCGGATACCGGTTCCCGCCCCACCGGATCACCGTGAACCTGGCGCCGGCCGACGTGAAGAAGGAGGGCGCCGCCTTCGACCTGCCCGTGGCCCTGGCGGTGCTGGCGGCCGACCCGGACCTGAAGCTGTCGGTCCCCGAGGGTACGCTGTTCTTGGGCGAGCTGGCGCTGGACGGCTCGGTTCGGCCGGTGCGGGGCGTGCTGCCCATCGCGCTGGAGGCCCGCCGGCTGGGGTTCGGGGCTCTGTGCGTGCCCAGGGAGAACGCGGTGGAGGCGGCCGTGGTGCAAGGGGTGGCCGTGCACCCGGCCGACTCCATCGGGCAGGTGGTGGAGGGGCTGCGAAGCGGCGGGCTCGGCCGGGTCGAGGCCGACCCGGCAGAGGTGCTGGCGGCGCGGGGGGCCTTCGACGTGGACTTTGCCGAGGTCCGCGGCCAGGCCCACGCCAAGAGGGCCCTGGAGATCGCGGCGGCCGGGGGGCACAACGTGCTGCTGGTGGGGCCGCCCGGCTCCGGCAAGACCATGCTCGCCCGAAGGCTGCCCACGATCCTTCCGGAGATGAGCTGGGACGAGTGCCTGGAGACGAGCCGGATCTACAGCGCCATGGGGGTGCGCGACGGCGGCAGCCCCCTGGTGGTGCGTCGGCCGTTCCGGGCTCCTCACCACACCATCTCGGACGCCGGGCTGATCGGCGGGGGCACGGTTCCGCGCTGCGGGGAGATCAGCCTGGCGCACAACGGGGTGTTGTTCCTGGACGAGCTGCCCGAGTTCAAGCGCCACGTGCTCGAGGTGCTGCGCCAGCCCCTGGAGGACGGCGAGGTGACCATCTCGCGGGCCTCCACAACCCTGACGTTCCCGGCCCGGTTCACCCTGGTGGCCGCCATGAACCCGTGCCCGTGTGGGTACTGGGGAGATCCGTACCGGGCCTGCTCCTGCTCGCCCTCGGCCCTGCGCAAGTACCGGGCCCGGGTGAGCGGGCCCCTGCTCGACCGGTTCGACCTCCAGGTGGACGTTCCGGCGGTGCCGTTCCGGCAGATCCACGGGCAAGGGGAGCCGGGGGAGCCGTCGGCCGAGATCCGGGCCCGGGTGGCCGACGCCCGGCGCCGCCAGGCCGACCGGTTCCGGGGGACGCGCATCACCACCAACGCCGCCATGACCGCCCGGGCGGTGCGGCGGTTCGCCACCCCGGCGGACGATGCCGAACCGGTGCTGCGCCACGCGGTGGAGCGGTTGGGGCTTTCGGCCCGGGCCTACACCCGGGTGTTGAAGGTGGCTCGCACGATCGCGGATCTGGCCGGGTCGGAGCGGGTGCTCCGGGAGCACGTGCTCGAGGCGCTCCAGTTCCGCACCACGGTGAGGAGCCTGGGCGGAACCGCCTGA
- a CDS encoding antibiotic biosynthesis monooxygenase yields the protein MEDPIHVAVTRTVKPGCEAAFEDAIRAFFVASMGEISTLGAQLLRPLPGRKDRTYGILRSFANEEERDAFYASEHFRRWEETVGPLVEEGYSRRNLHGLEAFFEPTGTDRPPPRWKMAALTWLGVWPTVYLVSMGVSRLLQGWPRWAATGVVTLLVVLALAWGVMPIMTRCFRPWLSDPASAETPPG from the coding sequence ATGGAAGACCCTATCCATGTCGCCGTCACCCGCACGGTGAAGCCGGGATGCGAGGCCGCCTTCGAGGACGCCATCCGCGCGTTCTTCGTGGCGTCCATGGGCGAGATCTCGACCCTCGGCGCGCAGCTGCTGCGGCCCCTGCCCGGACGAAAAGATCGCACCTACGGGATCCTGCGATCCTTCGCCAACGAGGAGGAGCGCGATGCGTTCTACGCCTCCGAGCATTTCCGCCGTTGGGAGGAGACCGTGGGTCCGCTCGTGGAAGAGGGGTACTCGCGCCGGAACCTACACGGCCTGGAAGCCTTTTTCGAACCGACCGGGACGGACCGTCCCCCTCCGCGCTGGAAGATGGCCGCGCTGACCTGGCTCGGGGTGTGGCCGACCGTCTACCTCGTCTCAATGGGGGTGTCACGGCTGCTCCAGGGCTGGCCCCGGTGGGCCGCCACCGGGGTGGTCACCCTGCTGGTCGTGCTGGCCCTTGCCTGGGGCGTGATGCCCATCATGACCCGGTGCTTTCGGCCCTGGTTGAGCGACCCCGCTTCCGCCGAGACGCCACCGGGCTGA
- a CDS encoding transketolase C-terminal domain-containing protein — protein MQLPKGFKLEELSAEQVRTLRDLARQVRGDVLKMIHLVGEGHPAGCLSCAEILVTLYAAANVRPSDPDEPKRDRIVLSPPHLTAALYATLGRFDFVDRDDAVSLFAKAGSVFEEAPNRAVPGVEWTGGVPGAGLAAACGFALAGRLSGAKNQVFVVVSDGEQQRGIVAEARRFAKRQRLNQITAVMDANGVMATGKAAEAYLQSIKYEYIADGWDVIEVNGHDPDDIYRAIRRAIQIQSAPVLVVARTTSGHGVSFMENDPRYHEIRLTDEEYREAMRELRQDPSLDEEEDYRSAFGEFDLNLEEEPEDHPVPAVPLTHRDYPAGTEVSGQTALAGVLADVLEAEEAEESGAPMALFEGKVVVGGADAANLPRPRDRFFEVRGQDAAVGVALGAFSLAGGVPVWLARGPDALEGAFHSLRLNDLNRTHVKLFAAALGVEGGRRGRAGLCLDYVSLVENLPRCRMVFPADANQMDRVARVALIEPGNWVVGVWRTPTAVVTDVDGRPLFGGEYRFEYGRIDLVRPGDSGVILTTGPLVLEAIAAWEALRERGMGPAVLHVPCPGALVDSEDPVLLQNLRKGRVITYEDHTVRTGLGARVADVIATRGISCRLLKLGVEGEGMAGDPGEVRRRLGLDASALVARAAKFLKR, from the coding sequence ATGCAGTTACCGAAGGGCTTCAAGCTGGAGGAGCTGTCGGCCGAACAGGTGCGGACGCTGCGGGATCTCGCCCGGCAGGTCCGCGGCGACGTGCTCAAGATGATCCACCTCGTGGGCGAGGGGCATCCGGCCGGGTGCCTCTCGTGCGCCGAGATCCTGGTCACCCTGTACGCGGCGGCCAACGTGCGGCCGTCGGACCCGGACGAGCCGAAGCGGGACCGGATCGTGCTGAGCCCTCCCCACCTCACGGCGGCCCTGTACGCCACCCTGGGCCGGTTCGACTTCGTGGACCGGGACGACGCGGTCAGCCTGTTCGCCAAGGCCGGCAGCGTGTTCGAGGAGGCGCCGAACCGGGCCGTGCCCGGTGTCGAGTGGACCGGCGGGGTGCCGGGCGCCGGGCTTGCGGCCGCGTGTGGGTTCGCCCTGGCCGGGCGGCTGTCCGGCGCGAAGAACCAGGTATTCGTGGTGGTGAGCGACGGGGAGCAGCAGCGGGGCATCGTGGCCGAGGCCCGGCGGTTCGCCAAGCGCCAGCGGCTGAACCAGATCACCGCGGTGATGGACGCCAACGGGGTGATGGCCACCGGAAAGGCGGCCGAGGCCTACCTCCAGAGCATCAAGTACGAGTACATCGCCGACGGCTGGGACGTGATCGAGGTCAACGGCCACGACCCCGACGACATCTACCGGGCCATCCGGCGGGCCATCCAGATCCAGAGCGCCCCGGTGCTGGTGGTGGCCCGGACCACGTCGGGCCACGGGGTGTCGTTCATGGAGAACGATCCCCGGTACCACGAGATCCGGCTGACGGACGAGGAGTACCGGGAGGCCATGCGCGAGCTGCGCCAGGACCCGTCGCTGGACGAGGAGGAGGACTACCGGTCCGCGTTCGGGGAGTTCGACCTGAACCTGGAGGAGGAGCCGGAGGACCACCCGGTGCCGGCCGTGCCCCTGACCCACCGCGACTACCCCGCCGGGACCGAGGTGTCGGGTCAGACGGCCCTGGCCGGGGTGCTGGCCGACGTGCTGGAGGCGGAGGAGGCCGAGGAATCCGGGGCGCCGATGGCCCTGTTCGAGGGGAAGGTGGTGGTGGGCGGGGCCGACGCGGCCAACCTGCCCCGGCCCCGGGACCGGTTCTTCGAGGTGCGGGGCCAGGACGCCGCCGTGGGGGTGGCCCTGGGGGCGTTCAGCCTGGCCGGGGGGGTTCCGGTGTGGCTGGCTCGGGGGCCCGACGCCCTGGAGGGGGCGTTCCACTCCCTGCGCCTGAACGATCTCAACCGGACCCACGTGAAGCTGTTCGCGGCCGCCCTGGGGGTGGAAGGCGGGCGGCGGGGCCGGGCGGGGCTGTGCCTGGACTATGTGAGCCTGGTGGAGAACCTGCCCCGGTGCCGCATGGTGTTCCCGGCCGACGCGAACCAGATGGACCGGGTGGCGCGGGTCGCCCTGATCGAGCCGGGCAACTGGGTGGTGGGCGTGTGGCGCACCCCCACCGCGGTGGTGACCGACGTGGACGGCCGACCGCTGTTTGGGGGAGAGTACCGGTTCGAGTACGGCCGGATCGACCTCGTGCGGCCCGGGGACTCCGGGGTGATCCTCACCACCGGTCCCCTGGTGCTGGAGGCCATCGCGGCCTGGGAGGCCCTTCGTGAGCGGGGCATGGGGCCGGCCGTGCTCCACGTGCCGTGCCCGGGGGCCTTGGTGGATAGCGAGGACCCGGTGCTGCTTCAGAACCTGCGCAAGGGCCGGGTCATCACCTACGAGGACCACACGGTGCGCACCGGCCTGGGGGCCCGGGTGGCCGACGTGATCGCCACCCGGGGCATCTCGTGCCGCCTCCTCAAGCTGGGGGTGGAGGGCGAGGGCATGGCGGGGGACCCCGGCGAGGTCCGGCGGCGCCTGGGCCTGGACGCCAGCGCCCTGGTGGCTCGGGCGGCCAAGTTTCTGAAGCGGTGA
- a CDS encoding monovalent cation:proton antiporter family protein translates to MQISLLNDILIIFGLSVLILFACNRLRVPAVVGFLFTGILVGPYGLGLIQALHEVEILAEIGVVLLLFTIGIEFSFQKMLQIKRPVLVGGSLQVGLTCLAAFLLARRLGQPTGQAVFLGFLFSLSSTAIVLRLIQERAEVDSPHGSTTLGILIFQDVAIVPMILVTPLLAGTAGGSGGAALLLVAKGLGIVALVIVSTKWVVPRVLYQVARTGSQELFLLSVIAICLSVALLTAAAGLSLALGAFLAGLIISESEYSHRALGNILPFRDAFTTFFFVSIGMLLDVGFLLREPAAVTLLALGILVLKSAIAGLAAVLLGLPLRTAVLVGLALGQVGEFSFILSRTGVEHGLVTGDLYQLFLAGAVLTMAATPFVIALAPRVADAVVRLPLPRRLKAGMDPAPADGDETRRDHLVIIGFGVSGRNVARAAAVAGIPYAVIEMNPDTVRSEQARGEPIRYGDATQETVLEHANVPEARVVVVAINDPTATRRVTEAVRRLNPKAHLIVRTQYLQEMGHLYDLGADEVIPQEFETSVEIFTRVLTKYLVPRDEIERLVTAVRADGYEMLRSLSGLPPSVADLKLQLPHIDIVTLKVAEGSALAGASLAQAELRKTHGVTVLAVRRGTQIEVNPPADMELRHGDILFVLGPPERIADVVELCRGATERQGEG, encoded by the coding sequence ATGCAGATCTCCCTCCTGAACGACATTCTGATCATCTTCGGGCTGTCGGTGCTCATCCTGTTCGCGTGCAACCGGCTCCGGGTGCCCGCGGTGGTGGGGTTCCTGTTCACCGGCATCCTGGTGGGCCCCTACGGGCTCGGCCTGATCCAGGCGCTCCACGAGGTGGAGATCCTGGCCGAGATCGGCGTGGTGCTCCTGCTCTTCACCATCGGGATCGAGTTCTCGTTCCAGAAGATGCTCCAGATCAAGCGGCCGGTCCTCGTCGGGGGCTCGCTCCAGGTGGGGCTCACGTGCCTGGCCGCGTTCCTGCTGGCCCGGCGGCTGGGCCAGCCCACGGGCCAGGCGGTGTTCCTCGGGTTCCTGTTCTCCCTGAGCAGCACGGCCATCGTGCTCCGGCTCATCCAGGAGCGGGCCGAGGTGGACAGCCCCCACGGGAGCACCACCTTGGGTATCCTGATCTTCCAGGACGTGGCCATCGTGCCGATGATCCTGGTCACCCCGCTCCTGGCCGGCACGGCCGGGGGCTCGGGCGGGGCCGCCCTGCTCCTGGTGGCCAAGGGGCTCGGCATCGTCGCGCTGGTGATCGTGAGCACCAAGTGGGTCGTGCCCCGGGTGCTCTACCAGGTGGCCCGCACCGGCAGTCAGGAGCTCTTCCTCCTGAGCGTGATCGCCATCTGCCTGTCGGTGGCCCTGCTGACCGCCGCGGCCGGCCTCTCCCTGGCCCTGGGGGCGTTCCTCGCGGGCCTCATCATCTCGGAGTCCGAGTACAGCCACCGGGCCCTCGGGAACATCCTGCCCTTCCGGGACGCCTTCACCACCTTCTTCTTCGTATCCATCGGCATGCTCCTGGACGTGGGCTTCCTGCTCCGGGAGCCGGCCGCGGTCACCCTGCTCGCCCTCGGCATCCTGGTGCTGAAGTCGGCCATCGCCGGCCTGGCCGCCGTGCTGCTGGGCCTTCCCCTTCGCACCGCGGTGCTGGTGGGCCTGGCGCTGGGGCAGGTGGGGGAGTTCTCGTTCATCCTCTCCCGCACCGGGGTGGAGCACGGCCTGGTGACCGGGGACCTCTACCAGCTCTTCCTGGCCGGCGCGGTCCTGACCATGGCCGCCACCCCCTTCGTCATCGCCCTGGCGCCCCGGGTGGCCGACGCGGTGGTACGCCTGCCCCTGCCCCGCAGGCTCAAGGCCGGCATGGACCCGGCCCCGGCGGACGGGGACGAGACGCGCAGGGACCACCTGGTGATCATCGGGTTCGGGGTGAGCGGCAGGAACGTGGCCCGGGCCGCCGCCGTGGCGGGCATCCCCTACGCGGTCATCGAGATGAACCCCGACACCGTGCGCAGCGAGCAGGCCCGGGGCGAGCCCATCCGCTACGGCGACGCCACCCAGGAGACCGTGCTGGAGCACGCCAACGTGCCGGAGGCCCGGGTGGTGGTCGTGGCGATCAACGACCCCACGGCCACCCGCCGGGTCACCGAGGCGGTCCGGCGCCTGAACCCCAAGGCCCACCTGATCGTGCGGACCCAGTACCTCCAGGAGATGGGGCACCTCTACGACCTGGGGGCCGACGAGGTCATTCCACAGGAGTTCGAGACCTCGGTCGAGATCTTCACCCGGGTCCTGACCAAGTACCTGGTGCCCCGGGACGAGATCGAGCGGCTGGTCACCGCGGTGCGGGCCGACGGCTACGAGATGCTCCGGAGCCTCTCCGGGCTGCCGCCCTCCGTGGCCGACCTGAAGCTCCAGCTCCCCCACATCGACATCGTCACCCTCAAGGTCGCCGAAGGCTCGGCCCTGGCGGGCGCATCCCTGGCCCAGGCCGAGCTCCGGAAGACCCACGGGGTCACCGTGCTCGCGGTGCGTCGGGGCACACAGATCGAGGTCAACCCCCCGGCCGACATGGAGCTGCGCCACGGCGACATTCTCTTCGTCCTCGGCCCGCCCGAGAGGATCGCCGACGTGGTGGAGCTGTGCCGCGGCGCAACAGAAAGGCAAGGCGAAGGGTGA
- a CDS encoding flavodoxin family protein, producing the protein MATVAIVYHSQYGHTELQAKAVARGAAAVDGVDVRLYTAEEAVERIDELDAADAIVLGTATYMGNISAGMKRFMEASVSKWFAATWRNKIAGAFTNSSSFSGDKLNTLQGLVVFAMQHGMIYVGTGMFPAESDPDSMNAVGGPGPEVTNRVGSFIGPMAASFQVDPPEAPGPGDIATAERYGRRVAEVTVQFLRGRG; encoded by the coding sequence ATGGCAACCGTCGCGATCGTTTATCACTCCCAGTACGGCCACACCGAGCTGCAGGCCAAGGCCGTGGCGCGGGGCGCCGCCGCCGTCGACGGCGTGGACGTCCGGCTCTACACCGCCGAAGAGGCCGTCGAGCGCATCGACGAGCTGGACGCGGCCGACGCGATCGTTCTTGGCACCGCCACGTACATGGGCAACATCTCGGCCGGCATGAAGCGGTTCATGGAGGCCTCGGTGTCCAAATGGTTCGCGGCCACCTGGCGCAACAAGATCGCCGGGGCGTTCACCAACTCCAGCTCGTTCAGCGGCGACAAGCTCAACACCCTCCAGGGCCTGGTGGTGTTCGCCATGCAGCACGGCATGATCTACGTGGGCACGGGCATGTTCCCGGCGGAGAGCGACCCGGACTCCATGAACGCCGTGGGAGGCCCCGGCCCCGAGGTCACCAACCGGGTCGGCTCGTTCATCGGGCCCATGGCCGCCAGCTTCCAGGTGGATCCGCCCGAGGCTCCGGGCCCGGGCGACATCGCCACGGCCGAGCGCTACGGCCGGCGGGTCGCCGAGGTGACCGTGCAGTTCCTGCGCGGCCGGGGCTGA
- a CDS encoding hydrolase has protein sequence MKNILPHTDAGLITPETSVVVFIDHQPQMLFGVANIERQQLVNNVVLLAKAAKEFGVPTVLTAVETESFSGYVWPQLMDVLSDQQPIERSSMNSWDTPAFRQAIETSGRRNVVVSGLWTEVCVTWPTLNMLDAGYNVYIVEDACGATSSAAHDAALRRSVQAGAVPMTTIATVLEFQRDWANRDHYDALMDLLREHAGAYGSGIEYAYSMVHKAPQAALHPHVVSP, from the coding sequence ATGAAGAACATCCTGCCCCACACCGATGCCGGCCTGATCACCCCGGAGACCTCGGTCGTCGTATTCATCGACCACCAGCCGCAGATGCTGTTCGGCGTCGCCAACATCGAGCGCCAGCAGCTCGTGAACAACGTCGTCCTGCTCGCCAAGGCGGCGAAGGAGTTCGGGGTCCCCACCGTTCTCACCGCCGTGGAGACGGAGTCGTTCAGCGGCTACGTATGGCCCCAGCTGATGGACGTCCTTTCGGACCAGCAGCCCATCGAGCGCTCCAGCATGAACTCCTGGGACACCCCCGCGTTCCGCCAGGCGATCGAGACCTCGGGGCGCAGGAACGTGGTCGTCTCTGGGCTGTGGACCGAGGTCTGCGTGACCTGGCCCACGCTGAACATGCTGGATGCCGGCTACAACGTGTACATCGTGGAGGACGCCTGCGGTGCCACCTCCTCGGCGGCCCACGATGCGGCGCTCCGGCGTTCCGTACAGGCCGGGGCCGTGCCGATGACCACCATCGCCACGGTGCTCGAATTCCAGAGAGACTGGGCCAACCGGGACCACTATGACGCCTTGATGGATCTCCTCCGGGAGCATGCCGGAGCGTACGGCAGCGGCATCGAGTACGCCTACTCGATGGTGCACAAGGCTCCCCAGGCGGCGCTCCACCCGCACGTGGTCAGCCCTTAG
- a CDS encoding MarR family winged helix-turn-helix transcriptional regulator, whose amino-acid sequence MGTHHLGTEEEVRALDAYIKLMRAANALTARVHRHLAEERLTISQFGALEALYHLGPLCQKDLGRKLLKTDGNITLVVDNLEKRGLVERRRDAKDRRYVMVHLSDEGRELIRRTFPRHVAGVVEALSVLDPSEQQELARLCRIVGKRAAD is encoded by the coding sequence ATGGGCACCCACCATCTAGGAACCGAAGAAGAGGTGCGGGCGTTGGACGCCTACATCAAGCTGATGCGGGCTGCCAACGCGCTGACGGCTCGCGTGCACCGTCACCTGGCGGAGGAGAGGCTCACGATCAGCCAGTTCGGTGCGCTGGAGGCGCTGTACCATCTCGGCCCCCTCTGCCAAAAGGACCTGGGGAGGAAGCTCCTCAAGACCGACGGGAACATCACCCTCGTCGTGGACAACCTGGAGAAGCGGGGGCTGGTGGAGCGCCGGCGAGATGCCAAGGACCGACGCTACGTGATGGTTCACCTCTCCGACGAGGGCCGAGAGCTGATCCGACGGACCTTTCCCCGACACGTGGCCGGCGTGGTCGAGGCCCTGAGCGTTCTCGACCCTTCCGAGCAGCAGGAACTGGCGCGGCTGTGCCGCATCGTTGGAAAGCGGGCAGCCGACTGA
- the rsmI gene encoding 16S rRNA (cytidine(1402)-2'-O)-methyltransferase codes for MDESRYPESIPRAAEGCLYVVAVPLGNPDDITRRALRVLTEVDCVAAEDTRTAARLLARHGLRKPLVSYHDWNEEARARQLLGRLERGEQIALVSEAGTPGISDPGFDLVRLARQSGHRVVPVPGPSAVAAFLSASGLPTHAFSFHGFPPKRAARRRAFFRELRDRTETLVFYESPHRILAALDDALAEFGDREAALAREMTKPHEEFLWGTISGIRGDLERRDRVRGEVCWGVRGRDPRRPPEISEAEAAEAAARVEALGLPPRRAARELARLTGMSTDEAYRYLSERRGRG; via the coding sequence ATGGACGAGAGCCGGTACCCCGAATCGATTCCCAGGGCGGCCGAGGGCTGCCTGTACGTGGTGGCGGTGCCGCTGGGCAACCCCGACGACATCACCCGACGGGCCCTGCGGGTGCTGACCGAGGTGGACTGCGTGGCCGCGGAGGACACCCGTACCGCGGCCCGGCTGCTGGCCCGGCACGGGCTGAGGAAGCCCCTGGTCTCGTACCACGACTGGAACGAGGAGGCCCGGGCCCGCCAGCTGCTCGGCCGGCTCGAACGCGGGGAGCAGATCGCGCTGGTGTCCGAGGCCGGCACCCCGGGCATCAGCGACCCCGGGTTCGACCTGGTGCGCCTCGCCCGCCAAAGCGGCCACCGGGTGGTGCCGGTGCCGGGCCCCAGCGCGGTGGCCGCCTTCCTGAGCGCCTCGGGCCTGCCCACCCATGCCTTCTCGTTCCACGGCTTCCCGCCAAAGCGGGCGGCCCGCCGCCGGGCGTTCTTCCGGGAGCTCCGGGACCGCACCGAGACCCTGGTGTTCTACGAGTCGCCCCACCGCATCCTGGCCGCCCTGGACGACGCGCTGGCGGAGTTCGGCGACCGGGAGGCCGCCCTGGCCCGGGAGATGACAAAGCCCCACGAGGAGTTTCTCTGGGGCACGATCTCGGGGATCCGAGGGGACCTGGAGCGGCGGGACCGGGTCCGGGGCGAGGTGTGCTGGGGGGTCCGGGGCAGGGACCCCCGGCGTCCTCCCGAGATCAGCGAGGCAGAGGCGGCCGAGGCGGCCGCCCGGGTCGAGGCCCTGGGCCTTCCCCCCCGCCGGGCGGCCCGGGAGCTGGCCCGGCTCACCGGCATGTCCACGGACGAGGCCTACCGCTACCTCTCAGAACGCCGAGGGCGGGGGTAG
- a CDS encoding pirin family protein: MNRTREPQQILASRPTVDGAGVRLRRSVGHDRGLIPRFDPFLLLDDIHASDPDDYLAGFPWHPHRGIETVTYVLRGEVAHGDSLGNQGVIGSGDVQWMTAGSGIVHQEMPRRFPGVMRGLQLWVNLPASHKMMPPRYRSVTAASVPECRLDGGAVVRVIAGRCNGCEGPVAEIVRKPEYLDVEVSPGGEFTHATVPGHTVLAYTLEGEGLFGPGSSRETPADHVVLYGPGDLVTVRGGAGGVRFLLLAGAPLGEPVAWRGPIVMNTEEELDLAFREYRNGTFLKSSPHP; the protein is encoded by the coding sequence ATGAACCGGACACGAGAGCCGCAACAGATCCTTGCCAGCCGTCCCACCGTGGACGGGGCCGGCGTACGGCTCCGGCGCAGCGTCGGCCACGACCGGGGGCTGATCCCCCGCTTCGACCCCTTCCTGCTCCTCGACGACATCCACGCCAGCGACCCGGACGACTACCTGGCGGGGTTTCCGTGGCACCCCCACCGGGGCATCGAGACGGTGACCTACGTGCTCCGCGGCGAGGTGGCCCACGGGGACAGCCTCGGGAACCAGGGCGTGATCGGCTCGGGCGACGTGCAGTGGATGACCGCCGGCAGCGGCATCGTGCACCAGGAGATGCCGCGACGCTTCCCGGGGGTCATGCGCGGGCTGCAGCTGTGGGTGAACCTGCCGGCCAGCCACAAGATGATGCCCCCGCGGTACCGCAGCGTGACCGCCGCGTCCGTTCCCGAGTGCCGCCTCGATGGGGGCGCCGTCGTGAGGGTGATCGCCGGCCGCTGCAACGGCTGCGAGGGCCCGGTGGCCGAGATCGTGCGAAAACCGGAGTACCTGGACGTGGAGGTGTCCCCGGGCGGAGAGTTCACCCACGCCACGGTACCGGGCCACACGGTGCTCGCCTACACCCTGGAGGGCGAGGGGCTCTTCGGTCCCGGATCGTCCCGGGAGACCCCGGCCGACCACGTCGTCCTGTACGGCCCCGGCGACCTCGTCACCGTTCGGGGCGGGGCCGGCGGGGTCCGGTTCCTGCTCTTGGCCGGCGCCCCCCTGGGCGAACCGGTGGCGTGGCGAGGACCGATCGTCATGAACACCGAGGAGGAGCTGGACCTCGCCTTCCGGGAGTATCGTAACGGGACCTTCCTCAAGTCGAGCCCCCATCCGTGA
- a CDS encoding isochorismatase family protein yields the protein MPGRAGAGLVVIDVQPGLLKAYPPRRARRVVESAAGALDLLAPLGLPTLILELDPDRLGPTHGRVLGAAPGARVVAKARYDATADPESFQALEDLDRPWLVLLGVETHVCVLQTAVGLLGRGRTVAFLDDAVFSRTPRDQRVGRELLVRAGAVPLTTEVLLFALLGGRDHPAFSQVLPRLKARVSRPDDGEAPIDPGGPYDGEG from the coding sequence ATGCCGGGCCGGGCCGGGGCTGGCCTGGTGGTGATCGACGTGCAGCCGGGGCTGCTCAAGGCTTACCCGCCCCGGCGGGCCCGGCGGGTGGTCGAGTCCGCGGCCGGGGCGCTGGACCTCCTGGCGCCCCTGGGGCTCCCCACCCTGATCCTGGAACTGGACCCGGACCGGCTCGGCCCCACCCACGGCCGGGTGCTCGGGGCCGCCCCCGGCGCCCGGGTCGTCGCCAAGGCCCGCTACGACGCCACGGCCGACCCAGAGAGCTTCCAGGCCCTGGAGGACCTAGACCGGCCCTGGCTCGTGCTGCTCGGGGTCGAGACCCACGTGTGCGTGCTCCAGACCGCGGTGGGGCTCCTGGGGCGGGGCCGCACCGTGGCGTTCCTGGACGACGCCGTGTTCTCCCGGACCCCCCGCGACCAGCGGGTGGGCCGGGAGCTCCTAGTGCGGGCCGGGGCCGTGCCCCTCACCACCGAGGTCCTACTGTTCGCCCTCCTGGGCGGCCGCGACCACCCCGCCTTCTCCCAAGTGCTCCCCCGCCTCAAGGCCCGGGTGAGCCGACCGGATGACGGAGAAGCCCCCATCGACCCTGGGGGGCCCTACGACGGAGAAGGGTAA